The Daphnia pulex isolate KAP4 chromosome 7, ASM2113471v1 genome includes the window TCATTGTaaagttttcctatttctttccttattgGATCTACTAATTGGATTTGTCCGCCAGTGAAACCAACTAGAAGCATAACACTTTCACTGCTGATTGTTAATTTATTGATATCATGGCAAGTGGGGCTGGTTCCTTTGTAAATCCTTTTATCAACAGGCTTGGACAAGTCTGCTGGTTTCTTGGTTCCCTTGTAGGTGTAGAAGTAGAGTTCCCTTCCATAGTTGAAACATATGCGGTCACAAAAACCTGATGGATCAGATGGTAGAGACACAAAAGTAACCCTAACTGGAGGGTTTGAACCTTGACCGAGCGCAGCTCCTTGCTGGCTTTGGATGGCAGTGTAACCAGACAGCCGATTTGCCCTGGAGTATTCGGCTAATGTTATCAACTTATATACTCCCTCTCTGGTTGTGAAATGAGTTCGCACATCGTCCCGGCTGCTGTTTCCACTTACACTACCACTGTTCAGATCCGTTTGCCCAGCCATCGGTAAACAACAAACGAtccaaaaacacaaacaataaTAACCAAAACTTTGATTATTCAAACATGTCGGCTCCACCGTTTAAACAACGGTCTTCCATCGTGACGGCACCGATAATTTTACATTCGAAGGCTTTATTAAACAGTGAATCAGTCTATATATAAGCAGGATTGCTACCTGTCAACTTTTCCGGTAAATAAACTAATTTTCACTGGTGATGTAGAATTCCCTGATAGCAGACGCCCGCCATTTTGGTTGGTGATTTTTGGTTGCCATGTTGgcaatttatattttcaactttaaaggaatcatttaatttaatttataaaataaaaaatatgaataaaataaataaatatatttaaataaatatatttttgataCATTTTTGGCAGCACACtattaaattgtaattaatCAACTGTGTTGTTCTTGCAACTTTGGACGTCTGCAatcaaagttttcattttgacacGTGCATTTGAGTTTGAGTTTTGATTTCAGATAAATTAAATTCGAACGTTATTTTGTTCTTAAAATGGGACGTGGACGACGAGGAGGGCCTAAACGTGGCAATTACAAAAACCACGGTTCCCGTGGTAACAAATCGACTCGTGGTGGAGGtaactttaaaaacaaaaggaaatttaatcAAGAtagagatggaaaaaaagatgacactTCTGAAAGTAAAAGACAAAAgcttcaacaagaaaaagaggctGTGCCTATTATCGAAGAAGAATCATCTAGCAGtgaatcagaagaagaagtcaaacCTTACACACAGCTGCTGTCGATGTTTAAATCCAGTAGTAGAGCACAGCAAGTTTTGACATCTGATGAAGAACAGTCAGATGAAGAGGAAGCTGAAGATATCAATGACCAATCTAATGAAGATGACATTGgcagtgaagaagaagattcagctCAAGACGATGAGGAAGtaggagaagaggaaagtgGTAGTTCAGTTGGTGTTGCTGAAGAAATTGACGAGGAAAATAGTATACATGAAGATCTTGAAGTTGAAtcagaggaagaagaacattctggtgatgaagaagaagaaacattatCTACGGATCCCTTCCACCTTCATTTCGACagggaaataaatgaaaacctTTTAGAAATCCTGACATCACCCAAGCCTTATGAGACTCAAGAACTGAAGTGGAAAGTTCTTGGAAGAATGGTGGTTCACCTGCCAACCAAAcctgaaaaaaacacaagtcaACCAAAGCCTACATTACTAGGTGAAACAATAGAAAGTTATGTCATTCCTGGTAGTCTACCTGTATTGAAAACTGGAATCCCCTTGAGTGAATACGGTGTTAAATTGCAATTATGTTCCAACCTTGATACGAGGCCACTCTCggacaacaaacaaacggcTGAAGAACTGCTCTCCCCATTACAGCATGAGCTTTTCACTCTCGCAAATGAATACCGCGACGTTTATTATCCTGAAATGAACCATTTAAACAATGACGAGATTAGAACAGTTTACTGCCTTCACTCGTTGAATCATGTAATGAAATCGAGAGACAAAGTTCTTCTTCACAAcgccaaattgaaaaaggCCAAAGAAAATGGCGTTGCGACCGATGAAATAGAATATAGAGATCAAGGATTAGTCCGTCCTCGAGTTCTAATTATCGCTCCTCTCAGAAACTCTGCAGTGAAGTAAGTTCAATCACAGTTTTGATACATTTTCTTTGCtaatttttaactatttttgtttcaggATCGTGGAGAAATTAGCTACATTGTTGCTTCCTGCAAAAGGACAAATTATCAATAAAGATCGTTTCTATAAAGAGTTTGGTGAGGAAAAAGATGACGAGGGCAAAGCAGAGACGAAAAAGAGCTACAAACCAGAAGATTTTGAGGCGGTATTTACAGGAAACACGGACGATTCTTTCAGGATAGGCATCTCTGTTGCCAAACGTACTCTCAAGGTAAACCACAACCAAACTCCATggaattacatttattttgatcaaatgtttttttctgtgtaaCCTGTATTAGCTTTACGCTGGGTTCTACAAAGCCGATATACTTATCGCATCTCCTCTGGGAGCACGCACGCTACTTGCCGAAGACTTTGACTTTCTCTGTAGCATCGAAGTGCTCGTGATTGATCAGACGGATGTTCTTTATATGCAGGTAACATTTCTTGTTAAATTGTATTGAGGTCAaccaacatctttttttccttgtttatcAGAATTGGGATCACGTTCTGcatatttttcaacatttgcaCCTTCAACCACGAGAACAGCATGACACGGACTTGGGTATGATTTGAAAtcgttcttttattattggtCTGCAGTTTTTCAACGCAATAAAATTGTGCGTGCAGGTCGTGTCCGTCTTTGGGCGCTAAACGGTTATTCTGCTCACTACAGgcagaatttaatttttagcaGCGTAGCGCTTCCCGAAGCTGCGGCGCTCTTTTCCCGTCGTGGAACGAATTTTGCGGGCAAAGTACGCATAGAAAATGCAGTTACAGCATCATCGACAACTGTTTGCAGAGTACTTGTCCAGCTGCCTCAAGCATTTCACCGATTTCCTACGCCAACAGCGGCCCAGTCAGCCGACGATCGTTACCACTTTTTCACTAAAAAGATCCTGCCGCAGTATCGCGACCAGATAATGAGTAATACACTCATTTACATTCCTTCGTATTACGATTACGTAAGATTAAGGAATCATCTTCACAAGGAAGATTACAACTTTGGCCAAGtaagcaaaaaaatgtttctcctCTAACGGTGACGTCATTAATTTTCTTGCGTGTTTTCAGGCATGTGAATACACGCCAGACGGAAAGCTTGCGCAAGTCCGTAATCGTTTCTTTCTCGGCAAGAAGCGCTTGCTACTTTACACAGAACGATTACATTTCTACCGACGGCTCACAATGAAAGGGATTCATCACATCATTTTCTACCAATTACCAACTTATCCCAATTTCTACCCAGAGCTGTGCAACCTTCTTCAGGTAACCCTAATTCCatgttattattaatttaaccttgtgcttcatttttcttcgctttctccttttttttattttgtgtaatCAGGACGCATTTCAAAATCCCAAGTACAGAGGAGATGGCAGTCAGACTTGTACAGTTCTATATTCAACCTTTGATGCTCCGAGACTTGCTGGAATAGTAGGAAGTCAACGAGCTGCTGAAATGTTGACGTCAGATCGACCTGTGCATCTATTTGTTAGCGGAGGAAGTTGATGAAATGCTCAAACTAATAATGTAACTGTTTTATCTGGTTGATAACAATAAAATGTCGAGATCATGACTAGCAATTGTAGCTCGCGCTATCAATATGCAGTGTACACATTTCCTTGCTTGTCTAGTGTCGAGAACAAACACACGGGGGTTTATCCAAACAACCTTATCAGAGtgactgttgaaaaaaaaaattaacatgcAACAAATACGATATAAAAGTTTGTACATCCTGACTACCAACTGCCTCTAACCTTCGATTTAAATTTATGATATTAGATCAAGGCATCTCGTAAACTAGAATCGAGTTAGCAATTTGGAGCAACCACATATAGGTCACGTCGCTATTGAATTCCTATCCGTTACTCGTGCCAATGGTAGAGGTCAAAGTAAAGACAGtcgaaaaaatcttaattgaCTACGAGTCACAAGACCACATTTTCGCAATCTTACCTTTTATTTCAGCAGCACTAAATTCCTGTAATTCCAGTTTAGTTAACATCCCGGAAAGTCTCCCAATTTAGCGGTACACCTTTAAATGAACAAGATATTATTAGTTTAAAACAATAGTTTAACAAGGGGTAACTACAAGTCGTAATTTGTTAGTAATTCTCTAAAATGTATTCCATAAATTATAGAAAACATAAAACAGCTTTGGAAGTAAATAAAATGGGCAGTCGGTGCAACAAACCGCAAATATCATCAAGTTAAAGCATCCCAACGAGAAAAGAGGACTAGACATCGTTTTTCGTTAGGCAAGAATTTGCTTTTGTCGTTCAactaataatttgtttttactaaGAAATTTAACCTACTAGCAAGAACAGATAACAGAAGTTCTttggaaaacttttgaatggAATATAACGTGGAAGGGCAATTGATTTCGGAAGTGATTTGTTAGTTAGGAGCCTTGGACAAGTTGTTTAACTTCATCTGGAATATTTTCGACAAACCATTTGTGGTCATCAGATTTAGCAGCGGCCAGAACACCGCGTTTATTGGGGTGCATCTCTGTTGAAGCGTACGAGTAAGGAGTTCCGTGAATGTCAGTAAGTCGACCGCCCATCGCGGTCAGAATAGCCTCAGGAGCGCAGGTGTCCCACTTTTTGCAACCAGGTGAGGCGAACACGTAAGCGGTGGCATGGCCTTCCATCAACAGCATAaccttttattcatttgtgcaaaacaatcaacttttggttacgtatttttctttttgggatgAATGAGTATCAACATTACCTTGTATCCAGCTCCTCCAACTCTAAGAATTTCGTCCGGTTTTAAGGCCTCCAGGGCTTGTTGAACTACAGGTGTCATATGGGAGCGTGTTGTTACGACAAGTCGTTTACCCTCTGGGGGTGGAATTGGTTTGAATCCACCAACTCCAATTCCAGGGATACCCCACATCGTACGACCTAGTCCTGCTTTGTCATTCTTGTAATTGTAGTAGGGCTGGTGGATAACTCCTCCGACGGGACGATTTTTGTGGGCAATTCCAATCAACACTGTAACATGGTCCAGCATAcctaattaaataaaacattagtATTGTTCCAATGACTATTGATATCCATTAGTAGTTTTAATCACCAGCTGTATACTCTGCTGTTCCATCAAGAGGATCCACCCACACAacaaactgaaagaaaaatgtatgaaatataacaacaacattgaaATGATTCTGTGAATTCAATACTTACATCTTCTTCTGTAACATTCACAAGTTCTTCTGGGCATCGAAGATTCAAAACCTCTTTGTCAATATCATTGACTAGTTCTACATTGGTTTCTTGGGCAAGATCCTCTTCTCCAATAATACTCATCAACGGAAACTTCTTGTTCAAGTTTCCAATAATACACTGTTGTGCTCTGCGATCAGCTTCAGTTTGTGGGTCATTCACTCCCTGTCCCAAATGGCATTCATTAAATAAACGGACTGACATAAGTGTGGGGAACAAAGATTACCTTTTCAACAATACCAAGGTCCCCTTTGCTCATTACTTCACGGATGATGTTGCCTGTTAATTTAATGTACAAATACTAAACCAtttcacaacaacagcaaaacaaTCATTCAATCTTTACCTGCATGAtttgcaacagcaacagcattaGCCATCAAACGCAAGAAAACGGGAGAAGTTGAAGCCATTATAACTgtcaaaattatttccaacTGAGAACGAGTTGACGGTAACAAGGGCTTTTATGGACCCAGTATCTGATAACAGAGATTATAAGTTTAGAATCTAAAAAACAGGTTTAGTTTGGATCTCTCCTGCTTCTACAATATTTGCTCTATCAGCAATTTGACAAATTGGCTTAAATGCAAATTACAGCATTGACACATGTTTTTAATT containing:
- the LOC124198655 gene encoding U3 small nucleolar RNA-associated protein 25 homolog, translated to MGRGRRGGPKRGNYKNHGSRGNKSTRGGGNFKNKRKFNQDRDGKKDDTSESKRQKLQQEKEAVPIIEEESSSSESEEEVKPYTQLLSMFKSSSRAQQVLTSDEEQSDEEEAEDINDQSNEDDIGSEEEDSAQDDEEVGEEESGSSVGVAEEIDEENSIHEDLEVESEEEEHSGDEEEETLSTDPFHLHFDREINENLLEILTSPKPYETQELKWKVLGRMVVHLPTKPEKNTSQPKPTLLGETIESYVIPGSLPVLKTGIPLSEYGVKLQLCSNLDTRPLSDNKQTAEELLSPLQHELFTLANEYRDVYYPEMNHLNNDEIRTVYCLHSLNHVMKSRDKVLLHNAKLKKAKENGVATDEIEYRDQGLVRPRVLIIAPLRNSAVKIVEKLATLLLPAKGQIINKDRFYKEFGEEKDDEGKAETKKSYKPEDFEAVFTGNTDDSFRIGISVAKRTLKLYAGFYKADILIASPLGARTLLAEDFDFLCSIEVLVIDQTDVLYMQNWDHVLHIFQHLHLQPREQHDTDLGRVRLWALNGYSAHYRQNLIFSSVALPEAAALFSRRGTNFAGKVRIENAVTASSTTVCRVLVQLPQAFHRFPTPTAAQSADDRYHFFTKKILPQYRDQIMSNTLIYIPSYYDYVRLRNHLHKEDYNFGQACEYTPDGKLAQVRNRFFLGKKRLLLYTERLHFYRRLTMKGIHHIIFYQLPTYPNFYPELCNLLQDAFQNPKYRGDGSQTCTVLYSTFDAPRLAGIVGSQRAAEMLTSDRPVHLFVSGGS
- the LOC124198664 gene encoding 3'(2'),5'-bisphosphate nucleotidase 1-like, translated to MASTSPVFLRLMANAVAVANHAGNIIREVMSKGDLGIVEKGVNDPQTEADRRAQQCIIGNLNKKFPLMSIIGEEDLAQETNVELVNDIDKEVLNLRCPEELVNVTEEDFVVWVDPLDGTAEYTAGMLDHVTVLIGIAHKNRPVGGVIHQPYYNYKNDKAGLGRTMWGIPGIGVGGFKPIPPPEGKRLVVTTRSHMTPVVQQALEALKPDEILRVGGAGYKVMLLMEGHATAYVFASPGCKKWDTCAPEAILTAMGGRLTDIHGTPYSYASTEMHPNKRGVLAAAKSDDHKWFVENIPDEVKQLVQGS